The Vicinamibacterales bacterium sequence GACGGATCAACCTGGTGATCTTCAACGAGGGCAGGCCTGGCCTTCTGACGGAGCGTGGCGTCGTGGACGTCAGCGCCCTGACGCGGCCCCTCGGCGGGCACGACGCCATGCAGACCCTGATCACACGCTACGACGAGCTCAAGCCGGAGCTGGCGCGGCTGGCCGCCGAGGGCACCGCGCAGCCGTTATCGACCGTGACGCTCAAGGCGCCGGTGCCACGCGCGAAGGTGCTGGCCATGGGCGGCAACTACCGCGAGTTCGGCGCCCGCCAGCCCGAGCCGATGTGGGGCTTCCTGTCCACCGACGCTCCCCTGCTCCTCGGCTCCGGCGGCACCGTCGTCTTGCCGGAGGTCGACGCGAACATCTTCCACCACGAGGCCGAGCTGGTCGTCGTGTTCGGCCGCGCCGGCCGCAACATCCCCCAGGCGCAGGCCATGGACTACGTCT is a genomic window containing:
- a CDS encoding fumarylacetoacetate hydrolase family protein — encoded protein: MPQGSEGSKGLGRINLVIFNEGRPGLLTERGVVDVSALTRPLGGHDAMQTLITRYDELKPELARLAAEGTAQPLSTVTLKAPVPRAKVLAMGGNYREFGARQPEPMWGFLSTDAPLLLGSGGTVVLPEVDANIFHHEAELVVVFGRAGRNIPQAQAMDYVFGQHRRR